Proteins co-encoded in one Opitutus terrae PB90-1 genomic window:
- a CDS encoding REP-associated tyrosine transposase, translating to METLPIRQRLFHAAPPWIKSGEIFFITLCCAERKTNSLAHFAAFSVIVAALEHYIRTNKLWAHLLLAMPDHLHALAAFPIDQRMDKVVRDWKRYTAKRAGILWQDGFFDHRLRSEESFELKVDYIRRNPVRAGLAASPQDWPYVWPNAVHGACFSSATAR from the coding sequence ATGGAGACGCTCCCGATACGTCAGCGTCTGTTTCACGCCGCTCCGCCTTGGATAAAATCTGGCGAGATATTCTTCATCACCCTCTGTTGCGCTGAGCGAAAAACCAACTCGCTCGCTCACTTCGCGGCTTTTTCCGTCATCGTCGCTGCCCTCGAGCACTACATTCGAACCAACAAACTCTGGGCGCACCTTCTTCTCGCGATGCCCGACCATCTTCACGCGCTCGCCGCTTTCCCGATCGATCAGCGCATGGACAAAGTCGTTCGCGATTGGAAGCGATACACCGCGAAACGAGCTGGCATCCTGTGGCAGGACGGATTTTTCGATCATCGCCTGCGCAGCGAGGAAAGCTTCGAACTCAAAGTGGACTACATTCGGCGAAATCCCGTTCGGGCCGGCCTCGCGGCCTCGCCTCAAGATTGGCCGTATGTCTGGCCGAATGCGGTTCACGGAGCTTGCTTCTCCAGCGCAACGGCGCGTTAA
- the dnaG gene encoding DNA primase: MPVIKPSCVRDLKLRINLADVVSRVVALRKAGGTRLKGLCPFHNEKTPSFHVDPEKGFYKCFGCGKAGDVITFVRETEQLNFTEAVEALGKRFSIVIEYEEGSGGPTREERSLRQELFDLHDVAAEHFHQAFKAANPAGEFFRTYWTEQRRFPAELADEFKIGGADASGSGLAAVLLKRRYSEEALRRCGLFFIYEDAALTLGALRPRFRGRLMIPIRDHQGRVVAFTARQTKLTPEDDPAREAKYVNSPETPIFTKGNLLFNLDRARTNVGEGRPFVLVEGQLDALRCWSVGLKTAIAPQGTSITESQLVLLRRYHPQVECFFDSDSAGQKAALRFLPMALKAGLEVRFLTLVGAEKLDPDVLFLERGLPAYEEVRRSALSAMAFACHAVLPNPGAVSAEQKSRAAQSVFELIAAAESEVARSEFLAEASAHLRLSPAAMQKDYQTFAARQSRQAAARPANAESEAAAARPVEAGAAAPTCERDLLLLCLHYEQLGKPLCGQLPHDWIDPNHLPGRLLNRFLAEFENDTWPGRDHLDVLLETDEERALVAGLIFDTPTSDGTYKDLGDPLRKAEQALTELRRRALEPQLREIELALATGRADSNSDPISLLKTRSDIQRQLRQPIRFHGPA, translated from the coding sequence CACAACGAGAAGACGCCGTCGTTTCACGTGGATCCGGAGAAGGGTTTCTACAAGTGCTTCGGTTGCGGCAAGGCGGGCGACGTCATCACCTTCGTGCGCGAGACGGAGCAACTCAACTTCACCGAGGCCGTCGAGGCGCTCGGCAAGCGGTTCTCGATCGTCATCGAATATGAGGAGGGCTCCGGCGGCCCCACGCGGGAAGAGCGCTCGCTGCGGCAGGAGCTGTTCGACCTACACGATGTGGCGGCCGAACACTTTCACCAAGCCTTCAAGGCAGCGAATCCAGCCGGGGAGTTTTTTCGCACCTACTGGACCGAACAGCGGCGGTTTCCCGCCGAGCTGGCGGACGAGTTCAAGATCGGCGGCGCGGACGCCAGCGGGAGCGGGCTGGCCGCGGTGTTGCTGAAGCGCCGCTATTCCGAAGAAGCGCTGCGCCGCTGCGGGTTGTTTTTCATCTACGAGGATGCTGCGCTCACGCTCGGCGCCCTGCGACCGCGGTTCCGCGGCCGATTGATGATCCCGATCCGCGATCATCAGGGCCGGGTGGTCGCGTTCACCGCCCGGCAGACGAAGCTCACACCCGAGGACGACCCAGCGCGCGAAGCAAAATACGTCAACTCGCCCGAGACACCGATCTTCACCAAGGGCAACCTGCTCTTCAATCTGGACCGCGCCCGCACCAACGTGGGCGAAGGCCGGCCGTTCGTGCTCGTCGAAGGCCAGCTCGACGCGCTGCGGTGCTGGTCGGTTGGGCTGAAGACCGCGATCGCGCCGCAAGGCACGTCGATCACCGAGAGCCAGCTGGTGCTGCTGCGGCGCTACCATCCGCAGGTCGAGTGCTTTTTCGACAGCGACAGCGCAGGTCAGAAGGCCGCGCTGCGTTTCCTGCCGATGGCGCTGAAGGCCGGACTGGAGGTGCGATTTCTCACGCTCGTCGGCGCCGAAAAACTCGACCCGGATGTGCTCTTCCTCGAGCGCGGTCTGCCCGCCTACGAGGAGGTGCGGCGCAGCGCATTGTCGGCCATGGCTTTCGCCTGCCACGCGGTCCTGCCGAACCCGGGCGCAGTCTCCGCTGAGCAAAAATCACGCGCGGCGCAGTCCGTTTTCGAGCTCATCGCGGCGGCGGAAAGCGAAGTCGCCCGCTCCGAGTTCCTCGCCGAGGCGTCGGCGCACCTGCGGCTCTCCCCGGCTGCGATGCAGAAAGATTACCAGACGTTCGCGGCGCGCCAATCGCGGCAGGCCGCGGCACGGCCCGCCAACGCGGAGAGCGAAGCGGCAGCGGCCCGTCCGGTCGAGGCGGGAGCCGCCGCGCCCACCTGCGAGCGTGACCTGCTGCTGCTCTGCCTGCACTATGAACAGCTGGGCAAACCGTTGTGCGGCCAGCTGCCGCACGACTGGATCGACCCCAACCACCTGCCCGGCCGGCTGCTCAACCGGTTCCTGGCGGAGTTTGAAAACGACACCTGGCCCGGCCGCGACCATCTTGACGTCCTGCTGGAAACCGACGAGGAACGAGCGCTTGTGGCGGGCCTGATTTTCGATACGCCAACCAGTGATGGCACTTACAAAGATCTGGGCGACCCGCTTCGCAAGGCCGAGCAGGCGCTGACCGAACTCCGTCGACGGGCGCTCGAACCACAGCTGAGGGAAATAGAACTTGCTTTAGCCACGGGCCGTGCGGACAGTAATTCTGACCCAATTTCACTCTTAAAAACACGCTCCGATATCCAAAGACAGCTACGCCAGCCGATCCGCTTCCACGGACCGGCCTAG
- a CDS encoding cation:proton antiporter gives MQGIHLIQDLAVILIVAGVVGWICQRIGLSVVVGFLAAGMLVGPHLPRLALVEDAGRIETLAQLGLVFLMFSIGMQLSLRRLRRLGLRLLLATLGGAIGVYYLTRLLGATLGWSSVESLFLAGMLMVSSSAIISQMLQESAATHERFGQLAMGLAVLEDVVAVVMLTLLSSVVQFGGLRGEHAPSVGETIGMLAAFIALACIGGLLLVPWLLRRMSIAANDELQTLGIAALLFGLAVVAQRAGYSLALGAFLLGTIVAETAHRHQVERTFEGMRDVFTAVFFVAIGMQIDPGALVGDAWLVVGIAAFALVVRPLAVTLALTIVGTPLKDALRTGLSVTAIGEFSFIIAQLGVSAAVVPAKFYPLAVGVSLVTALIGPVLLRRSEPIADFLLARQPHWLEIWLRYYYGRLERMRMRQRRNRLWQLSRKRFIQIGVEIIAVSGVLVFSGELEAALEERVGRDWLFPHGPEVIFWVLLCVVLLAPLVAIWRNVSALALIYAQATTASRGRGSKLTPAVEWVLKAGAGLGLFVWLALLLPTEGTARLLMLGSALAAIVALLLLRQRLIFWHSHLEAELQTVIESADHKLTGTSAPWLRPHSAWNLHILDCVIRDLADAQGRSIAELDLRARFGCSVVGIERQGFTIPLPSPDAVLYPRDRVLLMGTREQVHAGRKFLAEVSGNTLGDSIFEEVQMQALVVPEWSRAAGRTLGELGWAQAFGVQIAGINRGGLRMLNPTAEESVQAGDELLALGAAGQIEEFKLWLRERPEEEGAGEAGENG, from the coding sequence ATGCAAGGCATCCATCTGATCCAGGATTTGGCGGTGATTCTGATTGTCGCGGGGGTGGTGGGCTGGATTTGCCAGCGGATCGGGCTGTCGGTGGTCGTTGGTTTCCTCGCGGCGGGCATGCTGGTGGGCCCGCACCTGCCGCGGCTGGCGCTGGTCGAGGATGCCGGCCGGATCGAGACGCTGGCGCAGCTGGGGCTGGTGTTCCTGATGTTCTCCATCGGGATGCAACTGAGTCTGCGGCGGCTGCGGCGGCTGGGCTTGCGGCTGCTGCTGGCGACGTTGGGCGGCGCGATCGGGGTCTATTATCTGACGCGACTGCTGGGCGCGACGCTGGGCTGGAGCAGCGTGGAAAGCCTGTTCCTGGCGGGCATGTTGATGGTTTCATCGTCGGCGATCATCAGCCAGATGCTGCAGGAATCGGCGGCGACGCACGAACGGTTTGGTCAACTGGCGATGGGGCTTGCGGTGCTGGAGGACGTCGTGGCCGTCGTGATGCTCACACTGCTGAGCTCGGTGGTGCAGTTTGGCGGGTTGCGCGGCGAACACGCACCTTCGGTGGGCGAAACGATCGGGATGCTGGCGGCATTCATCGCGCTCGCCTGTATCGGCGGGTTGTTGCTCGTACCTTGGCTGCTGCGGCGGATGAGCATCGCCGCGAACGACGAGCTGCAGACCCTCGGGATCGCCGCGTTGCTGTTTGGGCTGGCGGTGGTGGCGCAGCGCGCCGGCTATTCCCTGGCGCTGGGCGCGTTTCTGCTTGGCACGATCGTGGCCGAGACGGCGCACCGGCACCAGGTCGAGCGTACGTTCGAGGGGATGCGCGATGTATTCACCGCGGTGTTTTTCGTGGCCATCGGCATGCAGATCGATCCCGGCGCGCTCGTCGGGGACGCGTGGCTGGTCGTCGGCATCGCGGCGTTCGCGCTCGTGGTGCGGCCGCTGGCCGTGACGCTGGCGCTCACGATCGTCGGCACGCCGCTGAAAGACGCGCTGCGAACGGGGTTGAGCGTGACGGCGATCGGCGAATTTTCGTTCATCATCGCGCAGCTGGGCGTGAGCGCCGCGGTGGTGCCGGCGAAGTTTTATCCGCTGGCCGTCGGCGTGTCGCTGGTCACGGCGCTGATTGGGCCCGTGCTGCTGCGCCGCTCCGAGCCGATTGCGGATTTTCTGCTGGCGCGTCAGCCGCACTGGCTGGAAATCTGGCTCCGCTACTACTACGGCCGGCTCGAGCGCATGCGCATGCGGCAGCGGCGCAACCGGCTGTGGCAGCTCAGCCGCAAACGTTTCATCCAGATTGGCGTCGAGATCATCGCGGTCAGCGGCGTGCTCGTATTTTCGGGTGAACTGGAGGCGGCGCTGGAGGAACGCGTGGGCCGCGATTGGTTGTTCCCGCATGGGCCGGAGGTGATCTTCTGGGTGCTGCTGTGCGTGGTGCTGCTGGCGCCCTTGGTGGCGATCTGGCGCAACGTCTCCGCGCTGGCGTTGATCTATGCGCAGGCCACCACCGCGAGCCGCGGCCGCGGGTCGAAGCTCACGCCGGCGGTTGAGTGGGTGCTCAAGGCGGGGGCGGGGCTCGGGCTCTTCGTCTGGCTGGCACTGCTGCTGCCAACGGAAGGCACCGCCCGCTTGCTGATGCTGGGCAGCGCGCTGGCGGCGATCGTGGCCCTCCTGCTGTTGCGCCAGCGATTGATCTTCTGGCACAGCCATCTCGAAGCGGAGCTGCAAACGGTGATCGAATCAGCCGACCACAAGTTGACCGGCACGTCGGCGCCGTGGCTGCGTCCCCACAGCGCGTGGAACCTGCACATTCTCGACTGCGTGATTCGGGACCTTGCCGATGCGCAGGGCCGCAGCATCGCGGAGCTGGACCTGCGGGCGCGGTTTGGATGCTCGGTCGTGGGCATCGAGCGGCAGGGTTTCACGATTCCCCTGCCGAGCCCGGACGCGGTGCTCTATCCGCGCGATCGCGTGCTGCTGATGGGCACGAGGGAACAGGTGCACGCGGGCCGGAAATTCCTGGCGGAGGTGAGCGGAAACACGCTGGGCGATTCGATTTTCGAGGAAGTGCAGATGCAGGCGCTCGTGGTGCCGGAGTGGAGTCGCGCCGCGGGCCGCACACTGGGCGAACTCGGCTGGGCGCAGGCATTCGGCGTGCAGATCGCCGGGATCAACCGAGGCGGGTTGCGGATGCTGAATCCGACCGCCGAAGAATCGGTTCAGGCCGGCGACGAGCTGCTGGCGCTGGGCGCGGCCGGGCAGATCGAAGAGTTCAAGCTGTGGTTACGGGAACGACCGGAAGAGGAGGGCGCGGGCGAGGCTGGAGAGAACGGGTGA
- the mreC gene encoding rod shape-determining protein MreC has product MPSHRFDQARPFLTLGLVIVVWLMLPVAVKTFTRASFFEFTAPVAVAASYARDLQDYWSLRLHSNRELIEAGKDLGRLVASYSISVQQNAELRAQVERLESQLRMPPFANYRMEPARVVRREFSGWWQTMTIRKGRNYGIPVGAPVVFTGGVVGRVTEVHAYTSVVELISSPGIRIAAVTEGDNRPISYQGGVNPTFGPARGTIEFVPLDIYASAGMPKRLVTSGLGGVFPGGLTLGTVTKLEPSTDGLFKSGEVLLDPNLATLAEVTVLVPVEPQ; this is encoded by the coding sequence GTGCCTTCCCACCGCTTCGATCAAGCTCGCCCGTTTCTCACTCTCGGTCTCGTCATCGTCGTCTGGCTGATGCTGCCGGTCGCGGTGAAGACCTTCACCCGCGCGAGTTTCTTTGAATTCACCGCGCCGGTCGCGGTCGCCGCCTCCTACGCGCGCGATCTGCAGGATTACTGGTCGCTGCGGCTGCACTCCAACCGCGAACTGATCGAGGCCGGCAAGGATCTCGGCCGGCTGGTCGCGTCCTATTCGATCTCGGTGCAGCAGAACGCCGAGCTGCGCGCGCAGGTCGAACGACTCGAGAGCCAGCTCCGCATGCCGCCGTTTGCGAACTATCGCATGGAGCCCGCCCGCGTCGTCCGGCGCGAGTTCTCCGGCTGGTGGCAGACCATGACGATCCGCAAGGGCCGCAACTACGGCATTCCCGTGGGCGCACCCGTGGTCTTCACCGGCGGCGTGGTCGGCCGCGTCACGGAAGTCCACGCCTACACCTCGGTGGTCGAGCTGATCAGCAGTCCCGGGATTCGCATCGCCGCGGTCACGGAAGGCGATAACCGGCCCATCAGCTACCAGGGCGGCGTGAACCCGACGTTCGGCCCGGCGCGAGGCACGATCGAGTTCGTGCCCCTCGACATCTACGCCAGCGCCGGCATGCCGAAGCGGCTCGTCACGTCCGGACTCGGCGGCGTGTTCCCGGGCGGGCTCACGCTCGGCACCGTCACGAAACTCGAACCGAGCACGGATGGGCTGTTCAAGAGTGGCGAGGTGTTGCTCGATCCGAATCTCGCCACGCTCGCCGAGGTCACCGTGCTCGTGCCGGTGGAGCCACAATGA
- the rpoD gene encoding RNA polymerase sigma factor RpoD yields MSRKAKSAAADTHSEAVEAVIEKTASAPTEAATGPDIPAGGINDKIRHLIRLSKEQGYLTFDDINEALPESVENQEEIDNVLSILQNLEIEILEPDQVDDYKQRMEEAEEEESRSSQHDILDDPVRMYLKQMGQVPLLTREQEVEISKRIENAELKAQEALFQATIIGNYIVTLGQKLIDRQERFDRVVIDKKIDSRESYFKGLEKLVLSTRKAEEAVADSWQEYLKAKSDAERKKVMAKHKKRETTLRSHFGKFFFKLKVYEEFLEQLRPVLEEIESLDQQLERAKHPKSKKDATIDTKVIQHRLKQIETIHRIDPAELLKVVTQTRVHVREAHQAKTEMVEANLRLVISIAKKYTNRGLSFLDLIQEGNMGLMKAVEKFEYRRGYKFSTYATWWIRQAITRSIADQARTIRIPVHMIETLNKVMQVQKQLLQEYGHEPTPEEVADEMNLPVERVQQIMKMAQQPISLQSPVGDGDDTSFGDFIEDKSAENPYDMTAFSLLREKIIDVLDSLTERERRVLSLRFGLIDGYSRTLEEVGKQFKVTRERIRQIEAKALRKMRHPTRIRQLHGFFDAEQIDNAQNLMKVAATSGLPNRQPPVPGLPGRPALPSGLPQRPATPSGSSAANLPPVLPRPTPLKP; encoded by the coding sequence ATGTCGCGCAAAGCCAAGTCCGCCGCCGCGGATACCCATTCAGAGGCCGTTGAGGCCGTGATCGAGAAAACCGCGTCCGCGCCAACAGAGGCCGCCACCGGCCCCGATATTCCCGCCGGCGGAATCAATGACAAGATCCGTCACCTGATCCGGCTCTCCAAGGAGCAGGGTTATCTCACGTTCGACGACATCAATGAGGCGCTGCCGGAGTCGGTCGAGAACCAGGAGGAGATCGATAATGTCCTCTCCATCCTGCAGAACCTCGAGATCGAGATCCTCGAACCCGATCAGGTCGACGACTATAAGCAGCGGATGGAGGAGGCGGAGGAGGAAGAGTCCCGCTCCTCGCAGCACGATATCTTGGACGACCCGGTCCGGATGTATCTCAAGCAGATGGGTCAGGTTCCGCTGCTGACCCGCGAGCAGGAAGTCGAGATTTCGAAGCGGATCGAGAACGCCGAGTTGAAAGCGCAGGAAGCGCTCTTCCAAGCCACGATCATCGGCAATTACATCGTGACGCTCGGTCAGAAGCTGATCGACCGCCAGGAGCGGTTCGACCGCGTGGTGATCGACAAGAAAATCGACAGTCGCGAATCGTATTTCAAGGGCCTGGAGAAACTCGTGCTCTCCACCCGCAAGGCAGAAGAGGCCGTCGCCGACTCGTGGCAGGAATATCTCAAGGCCAAGTCCGACGCCGAGCGGAAGAAAGTCATGGCCAAGCACAAGAAGCGCGAGACCACGCTGCGGTCCCACTTCGGGAAATTTTTCTTCAAGCTCAAGGTCTACGAGGAGTTTCTCGAACAGCTCCGGCCCGTGCTCGAGGAGATCGAATCGCTCGATCAGCAGCTCGAGCGGGCCAAGCACCCGAAGTCCAAGAAGGACGCCACGATCGACACGAAGGTCATTCAGCACCGGCTGAAGCAGATCGAGACGATCCACCGCATTGACCCGGCCGAACTGTTGAAGGTGGTTACGCAGACGCGCGTGCACGTGCGGGAGGCACACCAGGCCAAGACGGAGATGGTCGAGGCCAACCTCCGACTCGTGATCTCGATCGCGAAGAAATACACGAACCGCGGCCTGTCTTTCCTCGACCTGATTCAGGAGGGCAACATGGGCCTGATGAAGGCGGTCGAGAAGTTCGAATACCGCCGCGGCTACAAGTTCTCCACCTACGCCACGTGGTGGATCCGCCAGGCCATCACCCGCTCGATCGCCGACCAGGCGCGCACCATCCGCATTCCGGTGCACATGATCGAGACCTTGAACAAGGTCATGCAGGTGCAGAAGCAGCTCCTGCAGGAATACGGTCACGAGCCGACGCCCGAGGAAGTCGCCGACGAGATGAATCTCCCCGTCGAGCGCGTCCAGCAGATCATGAAGATGGCGCAGCAGCCCATCTCGCTGCAGTCGCCCGTCGGCGATGGCGATGACACCAGCTTCGGTGACTTCATCGAGGACAAATCCGCCGAAAATCCCTACGACATGACGGCGTTCTCGCTCCTGCGGGAAAAGATCATCGACGTGCTCGACTCGCTCACCGAGCGCGAGCGCCGCGTGCTTTCGCTACGGTTCGGTCTGATCGATGGCTACAGCCGCACGCTCGAGGAGGTCGGCAAGCAGTTCAAGGTCACGCGCGAACGTATCCGCCAGATCGAGGCCAAAGCGCTGCGCAAGATGCGCCATCCGACGCGCATCCGGCAATTGCACGGATTCTTCGATGCCGAGCAGATCGACAACGCGCAGAATCTAATGAAGGTCGCCGCGACGAGCGGGTTGCCGAACCGCCAGCCCCCCGTACCCGGTCTGCCGGGTCGGCCCGCGCTCCCGAGCGGATTGCCACAGCGTCCGGCCACGCCGTCTGGTTCCTCCGCCGCGAACCTGCCGCCCGTGCTGCCGCGGCCCACGCCGCTCAAGCCCTAG
- a CDS encoding Sec-independent protein translocase subunit TatA/TatB, protein MANLPAYLAAFGIGGTELLIILAIILVLFGGAKLPSLAKGLGQSIKEFKKASKDEDETKPAASTEAEAKKPEVTKTGTN, encoded by the coding sequence ATGGCTAATCTCCCTGCATATCTGGCCGCATTTGGCATCGGCGGTACCGAGCTGCTGATCATTTTGGCGATCATCTTGGTGCTGTTCGGCGGCGCGAAACTGCCTTCGCTGGCCAAGGGACTCGGCCAATCCATCAAGGAGTTCAAGAAAGCCAGCAAAGACGAGGACGAGACCAAGCCGGCGGCCTCCACCGAGGCCGAAGCGAAAAAACCCGAAGTCACCAAGACCGGGACGAACTGA
- a CDS encoding rod shape-determining protein gives MANFLGYFSNDIGIDLGTANTLVYVKDKGIVLREPSVVALDTSTRKVRAVGDEAKRMLGRTPGNITAIRPMKDGVIADFDVTEAMLRYFIGKVSTSFRAPPRVVIAIPSGITAVEKRAVMDSATHAGARKVITIPEPMAAAIGVGLPIDEPAANMIVDIGGGTTEIAVISLNGIVFSKSIRVAGDELDMAITNYMKRAYNLLIGERTAEEIKLRVGSAYPLEEELTMEVKGRDSVAGLPKTIHVTSQEVREALADTVAAIVDAVRVTLERCPPELSADLVDRGFVMAGGGALIRGIDKLLSEKTGLPVTVSEDPLSAVANGTGAVLNDLSWLMQNM, from the coding sequence ATGGCCAACTTTCTCGGTTACTTCTCGAACGACATCGGCATCGATCTAGGCACCGCCAACACCCTCGTTTACGTGAAGGACAAAGGCATCGTGTTGCGTGAGCCGTCTGTCGTCGCGCTCGACACCAGCACCCGCAAAGTCCGCGCCGTCGGCGACGAAGCCAAACGCATGCTCGGCCGCACGCCCGGCAACATCACCGCGATCCGGCCGATGAAGGACGGCGTGATTGCGGACTTCGACGTCACCGAGGCGATGCTGCGGTATTTCATCGGCAAGGTCAGCACCTCTTTCCGCGCGCCTCCGCGCGTCGTCATCGCGATCCCTTCCGGCATCACCGCGGTCGAAAAACGCGCGGTCATGGACTCCGCCACGCACGCCGGCGCCCGCAAGGTCATCACGATCCCCGAGCCGATGGCCGCCGCCATCGGCGTCGGCCTGCCGATCGACGAGCCCGCCGCGAACATGATCGTGGACATCGGCGGCGGCACGACCGAGATCGCCGTGATTTCGCTCAACGGCATCGTCTTTTCGAAGTCCATCCGCGTCGCCGGCGATGAGCTGGACATGGCCATCACGAATTACATGAAGCGCGCCTACAATCTGCTCATCGGTGAACGCACCGCAGAGGAGATCAAGCTGCGCGTCGGCTCCGCCTACCCGCTCGAGGAGGAGCTCACGATGGAGGTCAAGGGGCGCGACTCCGTCGCCGGACTGCCGAAAACGATCCACGTCACGTCGCAAGAAGTGCGCGAAGCGCTGGCCGACACGGTGGCGGCAATCGTCGACGCGGTGCGCGTGACGCTCGAGCGCTGCCCGCCCGAACTTTCCGCCGATCTGGTCGACCGCGGGTTCGTCATGGCCGGCGGCGGCGCGCTAATCCGCGGGATCGACAAGCTGCTCAGCGAAAAGACCGGGCTGCCAGTGACCGTTTCCGAGGACCCGCTTTCCGCCGTCGCGAACGGCACCGGCGCCGTGCTCAACGATCTCTCCTGGCTGATGCAGAACATGTAG
- a CDS encoding peptidoglycan D,D-transpeptidase FtsI family protein, with protein MATVETNLAERSGSLVEAHRSFDPRILLFHVAIALLLVVLVSGLAYQQLIKSGTYHERERVQNQRRVLVPGPRGNIYDRNGVLLVGNRPRFAVVLYLDELRQEFRRAFIDVRKAYRGAGDADLPELPSSRQMEQIARATVVQRYLDQINAILHRDEKVDVVDLRRHFDRQLLLPYTLLADLSAEEYARLVESLPVRSPLQVYTSSTRYYPFGSAAAHTLGYVSVNPDIDAADFPQGDLTTFKMKGTIGKTGLEAAFDEQLQGEAGGTIFRVDPAGYRVNPPIEKRLPVQGRSITCSLDIDLQIVAEAKLAEAELTGAAVAIDVNTGEVLALASKPDYSLEDTSPVITRAKFAEIEAKGGWLNRAVQGVYAPGSTFKVITAIAGLRRGTITTASEIDCTGYFAVGRGRVMPCHGGHGHGEIAFSDALSKSCNVFFYKYGIDTGVDAIAAEARRFGLAEPTGIELPFEGSRMLVGDPEWKKRERDEAWFPGDTANMSIGQGFLGVSPLQMACVTASFARGQLRTKPSLLHDPQRTQQRSEPIGLTTQQYAAMMRGFEDCTLEGTARILQLPTERIPNLRIGGKTGTAQVRTGKGTLNLAWFICFAPVERPEIAIAVMIEGDTPDEELAGGRYATPVASAILRKWKEKKDRPAPKPLMTASGA; from the coding sequence GTGGCCACCGTCGAAACCAATCTCGCTGAACGCTCGGGCAGCCTCGTCGAGGCGCACCGGAGTTTCGACCCGCGCATTCTGCTCTTTCACGTGGCGATCGCGCTGCTGCTCGTCGTCCTGGTCTCGGGCCTCGCTTATCAACAGCTGATCAAGTCCGGCACCTACCACGAGCGCGAGCGCGTGCAGAACCAGCGGCGCGTCCTCGTGCCCGGACCGCGCGGCAACATCTACGACCGGAACGGCGTGCTGCTCGTCGGCAACCGTCCGCGGTTCGCGGTCGTGCTTTACCTCGACGAGCTCCGACAGGAATTTCGCCGCGCGTTCATCGACGTCCGCAAAGCCTACCGCGGTGCCGGCGATGCCGATCTGCCTGAGCTGCCCAGCTCCCGGCAGATGGAGCAGATCGCCCGCGCCACCGTCGTGCAGCGCTATCTCGATCAGATCAACGCCATCCTGCACCGCGACGAAAAGGTCGATGTCGTCGACCTGCGCCGGCACTTCGACCGCCAGCTCCTGCTCCCCTATACGCTGCTCGCCGATCTTTCCGCGGAGGAATACGCGCGCCTGGTCGAGAGCCTGCCCGTGCGCTCGCCGCTCCAGGTCTACACGTCGAGCACGCGCTACTATCCGTTCGGCTCCGCCGCCGCACACACCCTCGGTTATGTGAGCGTCAATCCGGACATCGACGCGGCGGATTTTCCCCAAGGGGACCTCACGACCTTCAAGATGAAGGGCACCATCGGCAAAACCGGGCTCGAGGCGGCATTCGACGAACAGCTGCAAGGCGAAGCCGGCGGCACCATCTTCCGCGTCGATCCGGCCGGCTATCGCGTCAATCCGCCGATCGAGAAGCGCCTGCCGGTGCAGGGCCGCAGCATCACCTGCTCGCTCGACATCGACCTGCAGATCGTCGCCGAGGCCAAGCTCGCGGAGGCGGAACTCACCGGCGCCGCGGTGGCGATCGACGTCAACACCGGCGAGGTGCTCGCGCTCGCCAGCAAGCCGGACTACAGCCTCGAGGACACATCGCCCGTGATCACGCGCGCCAAGTTCGCCGAGATCGAGGCCAAGGGCGGCTGGCTGAATCGCGCCGTGCAGGGTGTTTACGCCCCCGGCTCCACGTTCAAGGTGATCACCGCAATCGCCGGCCTGCGGCGCGGCACCATCACCACGGCGTCCGAGATCGACTGCACCGGCTACTTCGCGGTCGGCCGCGGTCGCGTCATGCCCTGTCACGGCGGCCACGGCCACGGGGAGATTGCGTTTTCCGACGCGCTGTCGAAGAGCTGCAATGTTTTCTTCTACAAATACGGCATCGACACCGGCGTTGACGCGATCGCCGCCGAAGCGCGCCGGTTCGGCCTCGCGGAGCCCACCGGCATCGAGCTACCTTTCGAGGGTTCACGCATGCTCGTGGGAGATCCGGAGTGGAAAAAACGGGAACGCGACGAAGCGTGGTTCCCAGGCGATACCGCGAACATGTCGATCGGCCAGGGCTTCCTCGGGGTCTCGCCGCTCCAGATGGCATGCGTCACCGCGTCGTTCGCGCGCGGCCAGCTGCGCACCAAGCCGAGCCTGCTGCATGATCCGCAGCGGACGCAGCAACGGTCTGAACCGATTGGCCTCACCACCCAACAATACGCTGCAATGATGCGCGGGTTTGAGGACTGCACCCTCGAGGGCACGGCGCGAATTCTCCAGCTGCCGACGGAGCGGATTCCGAATCTGCGGATCGGCGGCAAAACCGGCACCGCCCAGGTGCGGACCGGCAAGGGCACATTGAATCTGGCGTGGTTCATCTGCTTCGCGCCGGTCGAGCGACCGGAGATCGCAATCGCGGTGATGATCGAAGGCGACACCCCAGACGAGGAACTCGCCGGCGGCCGCTATGCCACGCCGGTGGCGAGCGCGATTCTGAGGAAGTGGAAGGAAAAAAAAGACCGCCCCGCGCCCAAACCGCTGATGACCGCGAGCGGCGCGTGA